The genome window GTAAAGGCGGAGTGGGAAAAACAACAATAACTGCAAATTTAGGAGTAGCTTTATCTACTTATGGAGAAGAAACTATAGTACTGGACGCAGATGTAGCTATGGCAAATTTAGAGCTTATCCTTGGAATGGAAGGAAAATCAATTACATTACATGATGTCCTATCCGGAGAAGCCTCTATTGAAGATGCCATATATGAAGGACCAGGCGGTGTCAAAGTCATTCCTGCAGGGATTTCACTGGAAGGACTTCGAAAAATCAGACTAGATAGACTTGAAGAAGCTCTATCTGTACTGGTTGAAAATGCAGATATACTTTTAATAGATGCTCCCGCAGGGCTTGAAAAAGATGCACTGGCAGCAATAGCATCCGCACAGGAATTAATTCTTGTTACAACTCCAGAGGTTCCTTCCATAAGTGACGCATTAAAAACAAAAATCGTTGCCAATAAACTGGGTGTAGAAATAACAGGTGTTGTTATAAACAGAGAACAACATGACAAGACATTTTTAACAGTTAACGAAATCGAAACTATCCTAGAGGTACCTGTTATTGCAGTAGTTCCTGATGATCCAGAGGTAAGCAGGGCTGCAGCATTTGGAGAACCACTTGTAGTTAAAAATCCAAAATCTCCTACAAGCAACGCAATTATGCAGTTAGGTGCAGATCTAATTGGTGAAGAGTACCATCCTATTGAACCTGATAAAAAAGGAGTTATTTCCAAACTGGTTGAAGGATTACTTGGAAGAAGAGGATAAATTTTTAATAAAAATAAGTAACTGGTAAAAATGTCAAAATTTATAGCAATTGCTTCAGGTAAAGGTGGAGTTGGAAGAACTACCTTAACATACAATTTAGGAGTAGGAATGTCCTTATTCGGCAGAAATGTTATAATGCTAGATTTAGATTTAGTAATGGCAAACTTAGATGTCATAACAGGACTTTTAAATCCAGATGTTACGTTACATGATGTTCTAGCTAAAAACAGATCAATAGATGAATGTGTTTATGAAATAGAACAGGGTATACGAGTTATTCCAACAGGAATACATTTTGAAACACTCAGACATATCAATCCAAAATATATATCATGGAATAAAATACTGGAAGAAATTGCAGACTATGGTGACATTTTCCTTATGGATATGCCTGCAGGTATTAATTCAAATATTTTTGAAGGGCTTCCAGAAAATGTAGAGATGATCATCGTTACAAACTCTACCATGACTTCTGTAGCTGATGCTCTTAAAATCAGAATACTCTCAAATGAACTGAATATCCAGATCATTGGATTTGTACTGAATATGTGGTATGATGATGGTTTTTTACTCTCCGTTAATGAGATAGAATCTATACTTGAAGTTCCAATGATTGGAATCATTCCATATGACCGTGAAGTGGAGAGATCAATGGCCCTTGGAAAATCTGTAGTCGAAATCAATCCATCATCACCTACAAGCAATGCACTCATGCAGCTTACTGCTCATTTACTTGGAGAAGAATACAAACCAATTGAACCTGATAAAGAGGGTATTCTAAGCAGACTGAAAAAGTTCATAGGCATGTTACCAGACTAATATCTTATTTTCTTAATTTTAACCTTAAATTTTCATTTTTACTATCTAAATTAAATCAAACCTTTCACTCAAAAATCTTTGATTTTTGGTGCCCCAAACGCTACGCGTTTGAGGGTTTTAGTTGAACAATTTCAATAAAATCAAATATAAGAAAACTCAAAATATAAAATGAGGACGATATTTTGCCAGTTGACGTGGTTGGACTTGGAACATGTAATATAGACTTCATTAACAAAGTTCCCAGACTTGTAGGAATCGATGATGAGGTTAATGTTGAAAAACTCGTTTTATCTGTGGGAGGTTCAGCATCCAATTTTACGGTGGGGCTTTCCAGATTAAATATAAGCACAGGAATTATAGCTAGAATTGGAAATGATTATTTCGGGCAATTATGCGCTAAAAAGTTATGTGATGAAAGAGTTAATACTCAAAGACTTCTAAATATTGATGCACCTACAGGCATGGTATTTATAGCTGTTGACCCTCCTGGAGAAAGGTCAATGTATTCATTTATGGGTGCAAATGCAGAATTTAAACTATTAAAAGAGGATATTGATTATATAAATAGTTCAAAAGTACTGCACATAACTGGAATGTATAAAGAAGTGTTTGAAGAAGCTTCAAGATATGCAAACTTTTTATCGTTAAATCCAGGAACATTACTCTCAGAATATGGAATAGATGAATTATACAAACCTATTAAACGATCTAACGTGATATTTTTAAATAAAAAAGAAGTTAAAATCTTAACTGGAGAAAACTTAAAGAATGGAACACAAGTACTTTTAGATACCGGCGCTAAAATGGTTGTTGTAACCTGCGGCAAAGAGGGTGCAAATCTCTATACTAAAGATGAAATAATCCATTCCCCTGTAAAAGAAACTGCTGCCCTTGATACAACTGGAGCCGGAGATTCATTTGCTGCAGGTTTTATAGCTGCTTATATCAAAGATAAAAAATTGAAAGAATGCCTTGATTTTGCAAATACAGTGGCATCTTCATGTGTTGGGAAAATAGGAGCTATGAATGTGTCAAGAGCATGCAATCTGGATATTTAAATAACTGTTTTAATAAAATATTAGAGTTAAGAAATGGTAAATCTCTTACAACTCAAAAAATTTAGCGGCATTATCATTTGAAACTTTTCTAATATCTTTTTCATTAAAACCTGCTAACTTAATTCTATGAACTGTTTTAGGAACAGATAAAGGATCAGAAGGTGAAGAACTCATATCACTGTCTAAATAAAACTTATTAAAGCCATATTCATCCAGTATTGAAACCGCTTCATCAGGAGTCATTTTTTTAGGTTGAACTGTAAGCCCCAGCATTGCACCCACATCAATAACATCGTTAACTATTGTACAGTCTACATGATCTATTACAACCATTTTAGGATCTATATTTTCCTCAATAATGGATGTTGTAATCCACGTTATCTCTTTTTTATTGCTTCGAGGTGTATGTACAATTGCTTTCATTTTAAGAGTTTCTGCAAGCTGCAGCTGTTCTTTGAATATATTTTTTTCAGATTCAGATGCGGTTTCAAGTCCGATTTCTCCAATTGCAACTACAGAGTCATTTTCTAAAAAGGAAGGTAACTTCTCAAGTGCCCTTTCAAAATCTTCTGAAATGCTCCTTGGATGAATTCCAAGAGCTGCATATAGTTTTAATCCGTTTTCTGCTGCCCTTTTAATATCATTATTTAAAATACGGTTCCAGTGGTCAAAAACTACGTCCGACACGCTCATCCTTAGAGGATCGTGTGCGCACGTTACTGCCGTCTCTATACCTGCCACTGCCATTTTTTCAAAGTCTTCATAGGGCCGTGTATCTGCATGCACATGTGCATCTATCATAAAATCACCTGTAAAATCATTCTTAATTATAAAATTATTCCGATAATATTAATATAATTAATGTATTATCATTAAATTTTATTTACACAACATTTAATTACATTTTGAGCCAATATAAAGTAAAATAGATCGTTATAATTTATAATAATAGATATCATTTAAATGAATATTTACAATATTCAGGCATAAAGGAGATCAATATGGACATAATTGACACTTTGAATCGTTATGAAGGCATAAAAGGAGATATAAAATTTGTTACGACTTCAAGTGTCAGGACAAAGATCATTTTAAGCTTAAATAAAGGGAATAAGGATTTGAATACACTTAAAAATGAACTGGGTTTAGAATCATCTGCGGCATTGCACTCCCTTAAAAAACTTGAAAGCCAAAATATCATTATCAAAAAGAAAAATGAATACTCTTTATCAACAATCGGTAAATTATATGCCATCAAATCAGAAAATTTATTCAAATCATTTTATACAATTAAAAAATATGAGAAAATATGGTTAAATCACTGGATAGATGGAATACCTAAAAATTTACTTAAAGAAATTAAATGCCTAAACAATTCATTTTTAGTGGAATCCACACCAATAGATATCATAAAACCCCACAGTCATTACACCAAACTGGTAAACAAAGCCAATGAAATTAAATCCATATCGCCCATTTTCTATTATCCATATATAGACCTTTATAAAAATGCATTAAAAAGGGATGCGGACGTAAAACTCATTTTATCCCCATTAATACTGGCTAAAATGACCGAAACTGCAGGTGTAGAAATTTTAAACCAGATTTTATCTTCAAAGAATTTTAAACTGTATAAAATAGAAAAAGATGTAAAAGTGGTCTTTACAGTCACCGAGAATTTTCTATCACTGGGTTTATTTTCAACTGAAGGACTGTATGATGCCACCATCAATTTAGTAAGTTATGATGTAGATGCAATCGAGTGGGGTAATAAATTATTCAGTTATTACTTGGATAAAGCTCAAAAATTCGATTTAGACAATTTAAGCAAATAACAGTACTATCATAATCATTTAAAGTCTTATTTTCATTTTAAAATGAATTATCTTTATATATTGTAGCAAACAAAAATGTAGAACACGGAGATGATTTGCAGGTGCATTTATGAATATAAATGATATTTTAAATTATTATGAAGATGTTAAAGAAGATTTTAAATTCCAAGGCATATCAAGTGTTCGAATAAAGATCATGATAAGCTTGTATGAAGGACCCAAGAAAACTAAAGATCTAAGAGAATTAACTGGAATACCCGCATCCACATTATTACATGGAATCAATGAACTTGAAAAACAAAAATTAATTTCAAGAAAAGGAGAATACTTCTTTTTATCAGAAATAGGGTTTATATCAACGCTTAAATTAGTAGATACGATTAAAACACGTAGATTATTTAAAAATACTAAGAAATTATGGCTTAATCATGATATAGAATCTATTCCTCAAAATTTACTGATGAAAATCGGAGACTTAAGCAACTCTAATCTTATTGAAGATGAACTTGATGATATGTTCCATTCACATAGAACATACCTTCAGATAGTGTCAAATTCTAAAGAAATAAAAAGTATTTCACCTATATTTTACCCAGATTACACAGAAACTTTTGCAAGACTAATCAAAGAGAATGTTGACGTTGAATTAATATTAACAGGAGAGATACTTACAAAAACAATTAATTCACTCAATTCAGAAGACCTCAATGAATTTAAAAGATTACTCTCCAAAAATAAGCTTAAAATATGGGAAATAAAAGAAGATATTAAAATTGCATTTACAGTTACAGATAGTTCCATGATATTAGGGTTGTTCTCAGCAGATGGAATATATGACCCAAATTTGATTTTAGTAAGTGATCATAACGATGCAATTACATGGGGAAATAAACTGTTTGATTACCATAAGAAAAAATCTCAAAAAATTAGCATGGAATATTTTGAACAATTCTCATGAATTTTTTACTATTTTGACATGATCTAAAAAGGTATTACCCCTATCTCCAATATTATCATCTTTTACCAGATAATACCTATTTTTATATGAGAAATATTAAAATAGTAATATTCTATTGATAATCCAGGTGTACACATGCATATAACAGATATTTTAAATTTCTATGAAGAAGTGAAAGACGATATAAAATCTCAAAGTACCTCCAGTGTCAGAACAAAGATCATGATAAGTCTAAGTGAAGGACCCAAGAAAACTAAAGATCTAAGAGAATTAACTGGAATACCCGCATCCACTATATTACATGGAATCAATGAACTTGAAAAACAAGAATTAGTTATAAAAGAAGGAGATAACTTTTTTCTATCAGAAATAGGAAAAATAATGGCTCTAAAATTAATAGATACCATTAGAGCATCTGTTTCACTTAAAAAACTCCAGAAATTATTATTCAATCATGAAATAAGAGATATTCCTCACGATTTACTCATGGATGTAGGCCATCTAAGCAACTCCCAGCTTATTGAAGCAGATAATATAGATATTTTCAAAGTGCATGGAACACATCTAGAAATTGTATTAGACTCTAAAAAGATAAGGGGCATTTCTCCAATATTTTATCCAAATTATCCTGAAACTTTTAAAAAGATTATAGAAAGCGACATTAAAGTTGAACTTATATTAACAAGCGATGTGCTGAAAAAAACCATGCAATCAACAGATAGCGGAGAAAAAGACCTAAAAAAATTAATTAAAAAAGGAAATTTAACGCTATGGACACTGGATAAAGATATTAAAGTTGCATTTACAGTTACAGATAAATTTATGACAATGGGCTTTTTTTCAGTAAATGGAATGTACGACCCTACTCGAAACCTGGTAAGTAACGACAGCGATGCGCTTTCCTGGGGTAACAGATTATTTGAATACTACTGCATGCAGGCGGATAAAGTAAATTTTGAAAAATAAAGCACATAACTCATTTATAAAAGATTAAATGTTGTCATATTGTTTTAAATAAATTTTTAATAAACCAATACTACTTTTTTACTATTTAAATTTTTAATAAAGCAGCAATTATGAAATTGGCCGCTATAATATTTTACTAGTTCTGCAACCTTAAAAATAAAGCTATTTCTAGTTATAACTTTGTTTGATGCATATAGAAACTTTTAATAATATAATAATTTAAATAATTACTGGACAGCCCATATTAAATATTACAATATTAAAATAAATGCTTAAAATGATTATTATACCAATCGTAGTGTTTTAAATGAATTAATTTTTAAAATAAGATTAAATATAGGCAATATATAAAAATAAACGGAATATTCGATTTGCATTCAAGATTATAGACAAATTAACGATCATTAAAGTAAATTCGTTCATGAATTTACAATTCAATGATATTGAAAGGAAGCGATCTTAATGCAACAAGTCGACAAAATAAAATACTGGAATGATGTACTAAATAGTTTTGTAAATACAAGCTATAAAAAAATAGAAAATTTAGTATCTTTTCTACTGAAAAGTACGTTATCTACAGCAATATTTGGCTCTTTAAGGGCATATTACCCCTTTTTGTTATTTGGGGCTGTTGTAAGCTGGAATCTACTTCTAGCCACATTTCTTGTAATTTTTGCAGTATACTGCATGAATAATTTAACGGATAAAGAAGAAGACGAAGTCAATTCACCAGAAAAGGCAAGCTTCGTTAACAATAATGAAAAAACACTCACCTTTGCCGTGGGTTCTTCCTATATTATAGCAATAATATTAGGATTTTTAGATAGTTTTTATACTGTTCTTATTTTATTAGTTCCACTTTTTGCTGGAGTTATATACAGTATCAAAGTTTCTTCTAAATTACCACGTCTAAAAGACATATTTGCAGTTAAAAATATAATCATTGCTTTAAGCTGGGCAGTGGCAACTACGTTTATTCCTGCAATCCATACACCTAATGTTTCATGGGCATTTATAATTCCCATACTCTACTTTTTCTTTGTAAAAAGTTTCGTAAATTCAGTTGTATGCGACATACGAGACATAGAAGGAGATACAGCAAACGGTATAAGAACTATCCCCGTTGGAATTGGAAAAGAAAAAACAAAAAAAATACTTTCAGCACTTACATTTTCTATTATGCCTGTAATTTCAATATTACTGTTTTACGGGCTGTCTCTTGGTTACTTTATAACAATGGCCTTTTCCATGGTTAACAGCTACTGGCATATAAATTATGTCAGCAATACAAAAGAAATCAGCAAATATATGTCCCTTCTGGTACACGGAGAATGGATTTTCGTGCTAGCACTATGCTGCATTATCACACTGGTATAAATCCATTTTTCTTCTCTTTTTATTTAATTAAATGTAGTTTAAGTAAAGAACTAAAAAAAGAAAAGTATTTAAAAATTGCTAAAAAAACTCCAAAAATAAATTATTTCTCAAAGTTATCTTTGAGAATAATATTAGACCAATTAAAGATCTTCAAATTCAATACTGTAATCCATTAAACCCTCTAAAACTTCACTGATATCTGAAATTGGAATCCTTTTTTGTTTGGTATTATCCCTATTTCTTATGGTGACCATATCATCTTCTAAAGATTCATGATCAACAGTTAGTGCAAAAGGCACCCCTATTTCATCTGAACGGGCATATCTCCGCCCAATAGTTCCTGATGAATCAAACTCTGCTATAAATCCTTCTAATCTTAAGTCATCCTCTATTTGAAGCGCCACTTTTACAAGTTCTTCTTTATTTAAAAGTGGGAAAACACTTACTTCAACTGGAGCTATGTCCCTCGGTAATTTGAAATATTCCCTGTCATTTTCTTTATCTTCTGTAAATGTATGTGAAAGTACAGAGAAAATTATACGGTCAATACCATAGGAAGGTTCTATAACATGAGGAAATATTTTTTCTCCCCTTACTGTTTCACTCACTTCCTCAAAATTAACATGTTCAGGCAATAATTGGTAGGAGTCACCACCTATCTCAAGTTTAAATGATCCTTCATTTTCAACTGCTTGTTTAATGCTTTCAGCTTCAATATTTTCAAGCGCTTTAAGTATCTTTGGTGCATCACCTTTAAAGGAAGGTCCAAATTTACCCATGTTTGGTTTTACAGCTAATTTTTTGATATGTTTAGGTTCATCGTACTCTAAAAAGACCCTTAGATCTTCTTTACTGTGCTCTGTATGAGATTTAAGGTCATAATCAGTCCTGTCTGCAATTCCAATAATCTCTACCCAGCCGTACCTTTCCGTTTTTACTTCCACATCCCAGCAGTCAATTGCATAATGCGCCATCTCAGTTGGCAAATGCTGCCTGAACCTTATAACATCCTCCGGAATTCCGATTTCTTCCAAAAACTTACTTGCAAGATATAACTGGTAAACAAGCATTTGACTTGATACTATCTTCTTTGAAAGCGCTTCTCCTGTAGACAATTCGATTGGTTCTCCTTCATTCATCTGGATTTCTGCAGAATAGAGTTTAAGTGTCTCATCTTTAATGGCATCAAATTTTTTGTGGGTCTTATCCCTAGGATCAACAAAAATCTCAGCTTCTGCCTGGGTGAATTCACGGAGCCTTATTACACCTTGTCTTGGAGATATTTCATTTCGGTAGGCCTTTCCTATTTGAACCACACCAAAGGGCAATTTACCTCTAAAGAACCTTAAAAGCCTTTTAAATGGTATAAAAATACCCTGAGCGGTTTCAGGACGCATGTATCCTGTTTTTTTACCTTTGGCACCGATCAGTGTTTGAAACATCAAATTGTAATTCCACACACGAGATAACTGACTGCCACATTTAGGGCAACCTATTTCTTCATCCGCAATCATTGCAGTGAGTTCTTCGTTGGTTAAACCTTCCACTTCTTTATCCATAACCTCTTCAATTATGTGATCTGCCCTGTAAACTTCTAAACATTCTTTACATTCAGTCATTGGATCAGTGAAATTGTCAACATGTCCTGAAGCTTTAAGAGCTTCCTCTGGCATTACAGTAGGAGACTCTATTTCATAAAAACCTTCCCTTACGATGTAATATTCTCTCCACTTGTTGATAATCGAATTTTTTAGTATAGCGCCAAGAGGGCCGTAATCATAAAATCCTGCAACACCTGCATATATTTCAAATGAAGACCACAGGAAACCTCTCTTCTTTGCAATGTTCATTACTTTATCATGTTTCATAGTATCATCTCGTCTAGCTTTAAAAACTATAAGTAGCATAAATCATCCAAAAACCTCTGTTTGAAACCAAAATTCGATTCTGAACGATTAAAAATATTGAAAAAAAATTTAATAAGAATCTAAATATTAAATTATAATCTCCATTACTCTTTTTTAAGAGCTATTTTTTTAATTAAATCTTTATCATATTTAATTCTACTTGATTCTGGGCGTTTTTGACCCATATATTTACTATCTCTTTCTGGATGTCCATACGGCTTTTCTGATGGAGAGGTCATAGTCTCAAAAACTATTTGACAAACTCTCTGCCCTGTATATAGTGCTACAGGCATTTTACCAATATTTGAAATTTCCAGTGTGATCCTTCCATGAAATCCAGGGTCTATATAACCTGCTGTGACGTGCATGGTTACACCAAGTCTTCCCATGGAAGATCTGCCTTCAACCCTTGCAACGATATCGTCGGGTAACTTTATGGTTTCATAAGTTGTAGCAAGGGCAAATTCACCAGGATGAATTATAAAAGGTTCTCCCTCATCTATATAAAACGATTCCATATAAGAATCAATGTCTGATTCATCCATTGGATCTATACATGGTTTTCTAATTATCTTGAAACCTTTAAACTCATTTCCTATCCTCAAATCTACTGATGATGGTTGTATTTGTATATTCGGACTATCAAGTGGATCTATACCAATTTTTCCTGCATCAAGGTATTCTTTAATATGTTTATCGCTTAAAATAGCCATGTTTACCCTCTTAAATATTAATTTATTATTTTTAACAGTTGATAATTGCAATCTGCATATAAAATTTATCAAAGGAGATTAAACAACTTAATATTTAAATATATGTGTTTATCTCCACGGCCATTTAATTTATTATCGTTAATTAATGGTAATAGTTGTATTTGTATACCTATATTATAAAGAGATCTACAACTATACACAATATAATTATCTCTTTAAATAACCGCGCTTGTCTTCTTGCGCATCTATTTTATTTTGCTTAACTTCTATTTCTGATATATCATCCAGTATATTTTTAATCCCGCAGCTGTTTCCAACCCCAACCACAAGGATATTTGTGTCGTCAGGAGAATTATAAATTAATTCCTGCACCAGTTCAAATGCCTCAAGTGAAGCATCTGCAATCTTCTGGTTCATGTTGCTTATAGCCTCTTCAGGACTCATTTTCACAATGACAGCATCAAGTTCAATGTTTCTTTTAACAATTTCTTCTTCAATAGCCCATTTATCTACTCCAGGACCGCCAATTACAACTCCAATACCTCTTGCCACTTTCCCTGTCTCTTCACCCTCAAGTTTGACTGCTGCATCTACTGTTATTACTTTATCTATATTTTCTTTCGCAAGTATAGACCTGACAACTTTTCCAACCCTTCCAACTCTTGCTCCAGGACCTTTTGCACGAGCTATAATCAGATCACGTTCTTCCATCTTCTTTTTAGCAATGAACATATCTTCGATCTCAGTTATGTACTCATTTTTATAGTCTTTCATAAGCAGACCTGCAACTATAGGACCTGCACCATCTCCTATGGGTTTTCCTTCAGAAAATGTTTTTGCACCTTCAAATTGGGCTTTTACAACCCTCATAATCAGAGGAATACTCATTTGAAGCATCAGTAATATCTGTAAGTTTCCTTTTCTTCCAAGCTCTAAATTGTGTCTTACCTGTTTTGCAACATCGTTAATAGCGAGTGTGGCCTTTAAAGTCATCACAATGTTTGCTTTGGTTTCCACGTCGGCTAAAGGGGCCACTTCATTTATCATCTGTTTAAATCTGTCTTCACTTAGATCCAGGATTTTCTCAAACTTTCTTACGAGTCCGTTAGGGTCAAGATCTACAGGAGGAACTACAAAGAATTCCATAAAACCTTCAATTTTAGCTGAAGGGTCAAGAATAGGCTTTCCTTTTTCTTTAGATATTTCAATAAGAAAATCCTCCAATTCCCGAACCATGTTCTCTAATTCAAGTGCAGCCTTGTTAACACTGGATAATGCCCTTACCCTTACAATCCATGGAATTAGAAAAATGAGTAAAACTATTACCAGTATCCCCATAATATCAAATGGACTCAATCCAAATAATGCCATTTCCTTCCCCCACATTATTCTTTTAATTTCAGCCCTATTCTCCTTAAAGTTCCTATTAAAGTATGTGCTTCCCTTCCAGAGATGAATGCTCTCCCTATAATATTTTTAAAAACTGTAGATGCCTTTTTCATTTTATGTTCAGGGTAACCAGTGTATTTAATTAATTCATCCATTTCCTCAATTAAAAGTTCTTTTTCAGATTTTAAAGCTACTTCCAGTTCTTCTCGAGGATAATTCTTTTCTCTTTTAAATAATTCGTACAGTACAATTGCTGCAGCATGGGAAATATTCAATACAGGATATTCATCGTTTGTAGGAATGGTTACAACCACATCACAGAGGGCTATCTCTTCATTATAGAGACCGTTACCTTCTCTCCCAAATACTATAGCAATATTTCCAGTTATATTTAATGATTCTGCAAACTGCTCAGGTGTGACCGCAATTCTAGAAACATTGTAACTCCCACCGGCCATACGTGTCGTGCCGACTGTAAAATCTATTTTTTCAGCTTCGATGAATTCTTCAAGGGAACCGTACTCTTTATGGTTCCATATAATTTCTTTTGCATGCATTGCCTGGTAATAAGCTTCATTTTTTAATTCACATGGATTAATAAGCACTAAATCGTTGAATGCAAAATTTTTCATTGTCCTTGCAAGGAAACCTATGTTTCCTGGAGATTCTGGTTCAACAAAAACTACATAAATCATATTTTTATACTCTCTAAAATTAATAGAAAGGCTTATTTTTCATAAGCCATTTCAAGAAGTTTTAAAATGTTTAATACAGGGATATCAATGCCTTCTTTTTTGAGTTCAGTTCCTATATGGATCTGGCAGAATGGGCAGATGGTAACAACGGCGTCCACACCAAGTTTTTTAATCATTTCTGCCTTTTCCTTACCTAACTCTGATGCAATTTCAGGTTTTCCGGCACGCACTCCACCACCAGCACCGCAGCACTGGTTTGGTTTTTCCATTTCAACTAATTCAAGCCCCTTAATTTTCTTTAAAATTTCACGGGGTTCTTTGTTGATTCCCTGGACTCTATTAAG of Methanobacterium bryantii contains these proteins:
- a CDS encoding UbiA family prenyltransferase, yielding MQQVDKIKYWNDVLNSFVNTSYKKIENLVSFLLKSTLSTAIFGSLRAYYPFLLFGAVVSWNLLLATFLVIFAVYCMNNLTDKEEDEVNSPEKASFVNNNEKTLTFAVGSSYIIAIILGFLDSFYTVLILLVPLFAGVIYSIKVSSKLPRLKDIFAVKNIIIALSWAVATTFIPAIHTPNVSWAFIIPILYFFFVKSFVNSVVCDIRDIEGDTANGIRTIPVGIGKEKTKKILSALTFSIMPVISILLFYGLSLGYFITMAFSMVNSYWHINYVSNTKEISKYMSLLVHGEWIFVLALCCIITLV
- the minD gene encoding cell division ATPase MinD, which translates into the protein MSKFIAIASGKGGVGRTTLTYNLGVGMSLFGRNVIMLDLDLVMANLDVITGLLNPDVTLHDVLAKNRSIDECVYEIEQGIRVIPTGIHFETLRHINPKYISWNKILEEIADYGDIFLMDMPAGINSNIFEGLPENVEMIIVTNSTMTSVADALKIRILSNELNIQIIGFVLNMWYDDGFLLSVNEIESILEVPMIGIIPYDREVERSMALGKSVVEINPSSPTSNALMQLTAHLLGEEYKPIEPDKEGILSRLKKFIGMLPD
- a CDS encoding helix-turn-helix transcriptional regulator, translated to MHITDILNFYEEVKDDIKSQSTSSVRTKIMISLSEGPKKTKDLRELTGIPASTILHGINELEKQELVIKEGDNFFLSEIGKIMALKLIDTIRASVSLKKLQKLLFNHEIRDIPHDLLMDVGHLSNSQLIEADNIDIFKVHGTHLEIVLDSKKIRGISPIFYPNYPETFKKIIESDIKVELILTSDVLKKTMQSTDSGEKDLKKLIKKGNLTLWTLDKDIKVAFTVTDKFMTMGFFSVNGMYDPTRNLVSNDSDALSWGNRLFEYYCMQADKVNFEK
- a CDS encoding TatD family hydrolase, giving the protein MIDAHVHADTRPYEDFEKMAVAGIETAVTCAHDPLRMSVSDVVFDHWNRILNNDIKRAAENGLKLYAALGIHPRSISEDFERALEKLPSFLENDSVVAIGEIGLETASESEKNIFKEQLQLAETLKMKAIVHTPRSNKKEITWITTSIIEENIDPKMVVIDHVDCTIVNDVIDVGAMLGLTVQPKKMTPDEAVSILDEYGFNKFYLDSDMSSSPSDPLSVPKTVHRIKLAGFNEKDIRKVSNDNAAKFFEL
- a CDS encoding carbohydrate kinase family protein, with product MPVDVVGLGTCNIDFINKVPRLVGIDDEVNVEKLVLSVGGSASNFTVGLSRLNISTGIIARIGNDYFGQLCAKKLCDERVNTQRLLNIDAPTGMVFIAVDPPGERSMYSFMGANAEFKLLKEDIDYINSSKVLHITGMYKEVFEEASRYANFLSLNPGTLLSEYGIDELYKPIKRSNVIFLNKKEVKILTGENLKNGTQVLLDTGAKMVVVTCGKEGANLYTKDEIIHSPVKETAALDTTGAGDSFAAGFIAAYIKDKKLKECLDFANTVASSCVGKIGAMNVSRACNLDI
- a CDS encoding helix-turn-helix transcriptional regulator, whose amino-acid sequence is MNINDILNYYEDVKEDFKFQGISSVRIKIMISLYEGPKKTKDLRELTGIPASTLLHGINELEKQKLISRKGEYFFLSEIGFISTLKLVDTIKTRRLFKNTKKLWLNHDIESIPQNLLMKIGDLSNSNLIEDELDDMFHSHRTYLQIVSNSKEIKSISPIFYPDYTETFARLIKENVDVELILTGEILTKTINSLNSEDLNEFKRLLSKNKLKIWEIKEDIKIAFTVTDSSMILGLFSADGIYDPNLILVSDHNDAITWGNKLFDYHKKKSQKISMEYFEQFS
- the minD gene encoding septum site-determining protein MinD, producing the protein MTRVITVASGKGGVGKTTITANLGVALSTYGEETIVLDADVAMANLELILGMEGKSITLHDVLSGEASIEDAIYEGPGGVKVIPAGISLEGLRKIRLDRLEEALSVLVENADILLIDAPAGLEKDALAAIASAQELILVTTPEVPSISDALKTKIVANKLGVEITGVVINREQHDKTFLTVNEIETILEVPVIAVVPDDPEVSRAAAFGEPLVVKNPKSPTSNAIMQLGADLIGEEYHPIEPDKKGVISKLVEGLLGRRG
- a CDS encoding helix-turn-helix transcriptional regulator — encoded protein: MDIIDTLNRYEGIKGDIKFVTTSSVRTKIILSLNKGNKDLNTLKNELGLESSAALHSLKKLESQNIIIKKKNEYSLSTIGKLYAIKSENLFKSFYTIKKYEKIWLNHWIDGIPKNLLKEIKCLNNSFLVESTPIDIIKPHSHYTKLVNKANEIKSISPIFYYPYIDLYKNALKRDADVKLILSPLILAKMTETAGVEILNQILSSKNFKLYKIEKDVKVVFTVTENFLSLGLFSTEGLYDATINLVSYDVDAIEWGNKLFSYYLDKAQKFDLDNLSK